A single region of the Halobacterium wangiae genome encodes:
- a CDS encoding ABC transporter permease: MSYPRLIIRRVGLSLVSAYLVVSATFFLVNLMVYKRLDGILASARYGGAGPEEIARIRQGFVEARGLDNPLHERYINWIVDVTTLDWGYSRAYEKPVIDVLNGRVQTTLEYVIPGVAIAILLGVTLGLIAALSRDRPLDWSSRVGSYVLLGIPAFMTIYYLEFLAGTTLVAVEGVIIVFPVLDTQTIATLAVAFGLLAGQVRFARSAVLDEVGKDFVKLLRAKGSPRLNMARHLLRNAAIPIVSLSVAEILGVLMLNIYIVESVLGISGLAEASLRAVRLPDIRLAIWTTMVLVFIGIAGNLIQDILYGYLDPRIQSD, encoded by the coding sequence ATGAGCTACCCCCGATTAATCATCCGTCGCGTAGGCCTATCGCTCGTCTCCGCGTACCTCGTAGTCTCTGCCACGTTCTTTCTGGTTAATCTCATGGTGTATAAGCGACTAGATGGAATCCTTGCCAGTGCACGCTATGGCGGGGCTGGGCCAGAGGAAATCGCTCGAATCCGACAGGGCTTCGTCGAGGCCCGGGGCCTCGACAACCCGCTTCACGAACGGTATATCAACTGGATTGTGGATGTCACGACGCTCGACTGGGGGTACTCGCGCGCGTACGAGAAGCCCGTCATCGATGTCCTGAATGGGCGAGTACAAACCACCCTCGAGTACGTTATTCCCGGTGTCGCAATCGCAATCCTTCTAGGGGTTACTCTTGGATTGATTGCAGCGCTCTCTAGGGACCGCCCCCTGGATTGGTCGAGTCGCGTTGGATCCTACGTGTTGCTCGGCATTCCCGCATTCATGACCATCTATTACCTAGAGTTTTTAGCTGGAACAACACTCGTCGCTGTCGAAGGGGTGATAATCGTGTTTCCTGTACTGGACACTCAGACTATCGCGACGCTCGCTGTGGCGTTTGGCTTGCTTGCCGGGCAAGTACGATTTGCTCGGAGTGCAGTTCTTGACGAAGTTGGGAAAGACTTCGTCAAATTACTCCGCGCGAAGGGTTCGCCGCGACTGAATATGGCCCGGCACTTGCTACGGAACGCAGCGATACCCATTGTATCTCTGTCCGTAGCCGAAATCCTTGGAGTGTTGATGCTGAATATTTACATCGTCGAATCGGTCCTTGGGATATCTGGGTTGGCAGAGGCTAGCCTCCGGGCTGTCCGGTTGCCGGATATCAGGCTCGCAATCTGGACGACCATGGTCCTCGTCTTCATTGGGATTGCTGGGAATCTGATTCAGGACATTCTCTACGGGTACCTTGATCCGAGAATTCAGTCCGACTAA
- a CDS encoding Cdc6/Cdc18 family protein: MITHPHVFDEGWVPEDLHARDGETTALASAFSPITNGEAPNPVLLSGPPGAGKTATSRWVLQELDEETAVRTALVDCWTNHRPYQAYTAILQGLGRPGVVQPKTPQTALRSRVRSALPDSGCVIVLDEADQLDDPHLIADLNAMDGVGVVTIVNDEDRFRDRLRRESVSIEWTENIPYGPYSQDALVGILQPRAVRGLESWAYTTRDLEEVAALANGNAREAIQTLRAAVDAARASDQEELTSGVIEAGRETAINRIRQKARSRLQRHERIVLEVLEELGESAKSRIYEEYEQRVGEEEARTPRRVGDYLSKLESYNQVVSAGETRGRTYRAVTDARDSRILGH, encoded by the coding sequence ATGATCACCCATCCACACGTCTTCGACGAGGGCTGGGTGCCCGAGGACCTTCATGCGCGAGACGGTGAAACCACCGCGCTCGCCTCCGCATTCTCCCCAATCACGAACGGTGAAGCCCCCAATCCAGTCCTCCTCTCAGGGCCACCAGGTGCGGGGAAGACGGCGACCTCGCGCTGGGTGCTCCAGGAACTCGATGAGGAGACCGCAGTCAGAACAGCTCTAGTGGATTGCTGGACGAACCATCGGCCCTATCAGGCGTACACTGCCATCCTCCAGGGCCTCGGCCGCCCGGGCGTCGTGCAACCGAAGACGCCACAGACCGCCCTCCGCTCACGAGTCCGATCGGCACTTCCAGACTCCGGGTGCGTGATCGTACTCGACGAAGCCGACCAACTCGACGACCCACACCTCATTGCCGACCTTAACGCCATGGACGGGGTTGGCGTCGTCACCATCGTGAACGACGAGGACCGCTTCCGGGACCGACTTCGACGCGAATCAGTCAGTATCGAGTGGACGGAGAATATCCCATACGGACCATATTCCCAGGATGCCCTCGTAGGGATTCTCCAGCCACGCGCTGTCCGTGGCCTCGAATCCTGGGCGTACACCACCAGGGATCTCGAGGAGGTCGCAGCGCTCGCCAATGGGAATGCACGGGAGGCGATTCAAACCCTACGGGCGGCCGTGGATGCAGCTCGCGCGAGCGACCAAGAGGAATTGACGTCAGGCGTAATCGAGGCTGGCCGGGAGACTGCGATAAATCGTATCCGCCAGAAGGCACGGAGTCGATTACAGCGGCATGAACGCATCGTCCTTGAGGTCCTCGAGGAGCTTGGTGAGTCGGCGAAGAGTAGGATCTACGAGGAATACGAACAACGGGTCGGCGAGGAGGAGGCGCGGACGCCACGCCGTGTTGGTGACTACCTGAGTAAGTTAGAGTCCTATAATCAAGTCGTCTCAGCGGGCGAAACACGGGGAAGGACGTATCGAGCGGTCACCGACGCCAGGGATTCCCGGATACTCGGGCACTGA
- a CDS encoding RAD55 family ATPase, with the protein MNEPYDASGFLPGNTLDELPAGTNIAIVGPSMTGKRELALQLLATGYESGEGVLCITTDSAATVNSDLERYVGSLDEGRVGIIDTSGSEGQELLNVTTESVSSPSDLTGISIGTAKLFQQFENNGITDIRYGLISVSTLLQYLDNQTVFKFIHIYTKRIGATGGLGIYTLDSDAHEPQLVNTITGQFDGVIELREPANGDLEFRIRGFGKRPTPWGSLQEEE; encoded by the coding sequence ATGAATGAACCGTACGATGCGAGTGGATTCCTACCGGGTAATACTCTAGATGAGCTTCCCGCAGGGACGAACATCGCCATCGTGGGCCCGTCCATGACTGGGAAACGAGAGTTAGCGCTACAGCTGCTAGCAACCGGGTACGAGAGTGGAGAAGGCGTCCTCTGTATCACGACGGACAGCGCAGCGACCGTTAACAGTGATCTCGAACGCTACGTTGGCTCACTAGATGAGGGTCGCGTCGGCATTATAGATACCTCTGGCAGTGAAGGCCAGGAGTTACTCAATGTGACCACGGAGAGCGTTTCGTCGCCTAGTGACCTCACGGGGATTAGTATCGGGACGGCAAAATTATTCCAACAATTCGAGAACAACGGGATTACCGATATTCGATACGGCCTGATCTCAGTGTCCACGCTCTTGCAGTACTTGGATAATCAGACGGTCTTCAAATTCATTCATATCTACACGAAACGAATCGGGGCAACTGGTGGCCTCGGAATCTACACCCTCGACAGCGATGCTCATGAGCCACAGCTAGTTAATACAATCACTGGACAATTCGACGGCGTGATTGAACTCCGGGAACCCGCTAATGGCGACCTCGAGTTCCGCATCCGCGGATTCGGAAAGCGACCCACCCCCTGGGGAAGCCTCCAGGAAGAGGAGTAA
- a CDS encoding PAS domain-containing protein has translation MPDSFYKQVFETASASIAIHEPGTARFEAVNQAYASALNYTQSALEGRSLCDLAGQEASSLGVAIERALDGDSHTFETALTDGDGVKRWVALDLDTITVDDQLQLVSTLRSDPVDDGEATDSLSERRLEMALTGTNTGVWEWDVGTDEVIWTESMERLFGLAPSTFDGTFEAFSKRVHPEDRSTVESAIEAALEDGEMFESEYRITREDGEQRWVHARAELQDTVSGPGRMIGMVTDITGRKQNEQALRQQEQHYGELVERLPDAHYTIDSQWRVTFCNEALAERLEQPVSEIQGELLWDLFPESKGGILEQKFNQVMETGEPVDFEFHYPFGDKLVSIQAYPYNDGIAAVSTDVSDQQEALLSILDATPVILYRFDSDGVFQEVRGEMLSKVGIDPDDLIGERIFEAYAGNEEVITAAERALEGESFRYNLTLGDITLETHYKPVYTDGKVTSVIGVSMDVTELQRQRERMEFFNSILRHDVLNGMTVIKMRAELLADELEDDHAQYAQTIVDWCDTTTEVTKRVRRVVETLATPSKEHQLEPIDVSAILHRKLRELGTAFPEVAFETAVPDGTRVQADELLADVLGNVLSNSIEHNETTGLRVETALEITGDTVQIRIADNGSGVPDERKESVFRRGETSHAKETGSGFGLFFVDVMIEKYGGNVRVEDSDTGGACFVIELVNEGGY, from the coding sequence ATGCCGGACTCATTCTATAAACAGGTCTTCGAGACGGCCTCAGCTAGCATCGCGATTCATGAACCGGGTACAGCGCGGTTTGAAGCAGTGAATCAAGCGTATGCGAGCGCGCTCAATTATACTCAATCAGCGCTTGAGGGGCGATCACTTTGCGACCTTGCCGGGCAGGAAGCGTCGTCACTCGGTGTTGCGATCGAACGGGCGCTTGACGGCGACTCCCATACATTCGAGACCGCGCTGACAGATGGTGATGGCGTTAAACGGTGGGTGGCGCTTGATCTGGATACAATCACCGTCGACGACCAGCTACAGCTGGTTTCGACGCTTCGGTCTGATCCGGTAGACGACGGGGAAGCGACTGATAGTCTCTCGGAGCGTCGCCTTGAGATGGCGCTCACGGGGACGAACACTGGTGTCTGGGAATGGGATGTTGGAACGGATGAGGTGATTTGGACGGAGAGTATGGAACGATTATTCGGTCTCGCCCCTAGTACGTTCGATGGTACGTTCGAGGCCTTCTCTAAACGCGTTCATCCTGAGGACCGGTCTACGGTCGAATCGGCGATTGAGGCTGCACTCGAGGATGGCGAAATGTTCGAATCAGAGTACCGGATTACTCGTGAGGATGGAGAGCAGCGCTGGGTGCATGCACGCGCTGAACTGCAAGACACTGTGAGTGGACCGGGTCGGATGATTGGCATGGTAACAGATATCACTGGGAGAAAGCAAAACGAGCAGGCGCTTCGCCAGCAGGAGCAACATTACGGAGAACTCGTTGAGCGGTTGCCGGATGCACACTACACGATCGATAGCCAGTGGAGAGTCACCTTCTGTAACGAGGCGCTGGCGGAGCGCCTTGAACAGCCTGTCAGTGAAATCCAGGGCGAACTCCTCTGGGACTTATTCCCAGAGTCAAAGGGTGGTATTCTGGAACAGAAGTTCAACCAGGTCATGGAGACTGGTGAGCCGGTGGATTTCGAGTTCCACTACCCATTCGGGGACAAGTTGGTTAGTATACAAGCGTACCCGTATAACGACGGGATTGCCGCGGTCTCCACGGATGTCTCGGACCAGCAAGAGGCGTTATTGAGCATTCTCGACGCAACGCCAGTCATCCTCTACCGATTCGACAGTGATGGCGTGTTCCAGGAAGTACGGGGTGAGATGCTGTCGAAAGTCGGTATTGACCCCGACGATCTTATCGGTGAACGCATATTCGAGGCCTATGCTGGCAACGAGGAAGTCATTACCGCGGCCGAACGCGCACTCGAGGGGGAGTCCTTCCGGTACAATCTCACACTAGGCGATATCACGCTCGAAACGCATTATAAGCCGGTCTACACGGATGGCAAGGTGACGAGTGTGATCGGCGTCTCGATGGACGTCACGGAACTTCAGCGCCAGCGTGAGCGGATGGAGTTCTTCAATTCGATTCTCCGCCATGACGTCCTCAATGGGATGACCGTTATCAAGATGCGTGCGGAACTATTAGCTGATGAACTTGAGGACGATCATGCGCAGTACGCACAGACGATTGTAGACTGGTGTGACACGACGACTGAAGTCACAAAGCGCGTCCGTCGAGTCGTCGAGACGCTCGCAACACCTAGTAAAGAACATCAACTCGAGCCGATTGATGTCTCGGCGATTCTCCACCGAAAGCTCCGAGAACTGGGAACGGCTTTTCCCGAGGTAGCATTTGAAACAGCAGTACCCGACGGTACTCGGGTACAAGCCGACGAGTTACTCGCTGACGTCCTCGGCAACGTCCTGTCTAACAGTATTGAACATAACGAAACAACTGGCCTCAGGGTCGAGACAGCTCTCGAGATAACCGGGGATACTGTCCAGATACGAATCGCTGACAACGGTTCCGGAGTCCCCGATGAGCGGAAGGAATCGGTTTTCCGTCGCGGTGAAACCTCACACGCTAAGGAAACGGGCTCGGGATTCGGCCTCTTTTTCGTTGATGTGATGATCGAGAAATACGGTGGCAACGTACGGGTTGAGGACAGCGATACTGGTGGTGCTTGTTTCGTTATCGAATTGGTCAATGAAGGTGGATACTGA
- a CDS encoding DUF7344 domain-containing protein: MADGEFNPDKIPKLNRLLKTLAHPHRRGLIQYFETSARADTESVDAVVSHINDRLPSTSPPELEMALHHRHLPKLEEWGWLDYDAREGVIHYHGAKDAAPLLAELAAVFSEE; this comes from the coding sequence ATGGCTGACGGCGAGTTCAACCCGGATAAGATACCAAAGCTAAACCGGCTTCTGAAGACGTTAGCACACCCCCACCGCCGGGGACTAATTCAGTACTTCGAGACGAGTGCTCGGGCCGACACGGAGTCGGTTGACGCAGTCGTCTCCCACATCAATGATCGGCTGCCGTCAACGAGCCCTCCTGAACTAGAAATGGCTCTGCACCACAGACATCTCCCGAAGCTCGAAGAATGGGGTTGGCTCGACTATGACGCTCGAGAGGGCGTGATACACTATCACGGAGCCAAAGACGCCGCGCCACTACTAGCTGAACTCGCCGCTGTATTCTCAGAAGAGTAG
- a CDS encoding ABC transporter permease encodes MPSNEPSPPEFTKISWEDVDQSRYRLNAKTIGLLLALSTLAALFIYDYVVTPDELFWFLHWDVGRMDWLFLISLVLFTRYALVPLAENRHHTLRYLRKFRSKPAGILSLAFLILFGVLGLLGPEIVLNKSYPRLAHKLQPPVFTSVYVGDVYYYNCVGELTNGYCHGTWEYPLGATQYGENIAGLLIEGMHVGLKLGLSTAMIMAVIATAVGTTAGYFGGLIDDILMRYVDFQQTIPAIVVYIVLATMFFGHHEGVSDGGLFSLALVFGLLDWGGMARLIRGEVLKRRSKPYIRAAEVAGASHLQIIRRHVIPNSTATIVTSLTRLIPVLILVQAALAFLELNRVGSDSLGRVLRIGLSADAMTWTQKWWVSTSAVVLLIVVMVAFNVFGDTVRDFLDTNETG; translated from the coding sequence ATGCCCTCCAATGAGCCATCGCCGCCCGAGTTCACAAAAATATCGTGGGAGGACGTCGATCAATCACGGTATCGCTTAAACGCAAAAACCATCGGGCTACTTCTCGCACTTAGCACGCTCGCAGCACTGTTCATCTACGATTACGTCGTCACTCCGGACGAACTATTCTGGTTCCTGCACTGGGACGTCGGCCGAATGGACTGGCTCTTCCTCATCTCCCTCGTACTGTTCACCCGATACGCCCTCGTTCCACTCGCGGAAAACAGACACCATACCCTCCGGTATCTTCGGAAGTTCCGGTCCAAGCCGGCCGGTATTCTGAGCCTCGCGTTCCTCATTCTCTTCGGCGTGCTTGGCCTCCTCGGCCCCGAAATTGTCCTCAATAAGTCGTATCCACGACTAGCGCACAAGCTGCAGCCACCAGTGTTCACCTCCGTCTATGTCGGCGACGTCTACTACTACAACTGCGTTGGTGAGCTCACGAATGGCTACTGCCATGGGACATGGGAGTACCCACTCGGGGCAACCCAGTACGGGGAAAACATCGCGGGCCTCCTCATAGAAGGCATGCACGTCGGCTTGAAACTCGGACTCTCCACGGCGATGATTATGGCGGTCATCGCCACCGCCGTCGGGACCACTGCAGGCTACTTCGGTGGCTTGATCGATGACATCCTCATGCGTTACGTGGATTTCCAGCAGACGATTCCCGCAATCGTCGTGTATATCGTCCTCGCGACGATGTTCTTCGGGCACCACGAAGGCGTTTCAGACGGCGGCCTCTTCTCGCTCGCGCTCGTCTTCGGGCTTCTCGACTGGGGCGGCATGGCACGACTTATCCGAGGGGAAGTCCTCAAACGCCGCTCAAAGCCATACATTCGGGCTGCAGAAGTCGCCGGCGCTAGTCACCTGCAGATTATTCGCCGACACGTCATCCCGAACTCCACGGCAACGATTGTTACGTCGCTTACAAGGCTGATACCCGTACTCATCCTAGTGCAGGCCGCGCTCGCATTCTTAGAGCTCAACCGAGTCGGCTCAGACTCGCTGGGGCGAGTCCTCCGAATCGGGCTCTCTGCGGATGCCATGACCTGGACGCAAAAATGGTGGGTGAGTACATCCGCAGTCGTCCTCCTCATCGTCGTCATGGTCGCGTTCAACGTGTTCGGTGACACCGTCCGGGATTTCCTCGACACAAACGAAACAGGATAA
- a CDS encoding PD-(D/E)XK nuclease family protein encodes MDLEADSPIEAGEGEVNLSVIQLVETSPDFRQWFVSQAVPHLEIEEYIGGIIQEHYAGLGESDIEFGFRTTSGARHLVLVENKIDASFQPNQIERYYNRGQFRVDRENWDSFTICLLAPERYVSQETRAEFDSVIHYEAVLNYLDDLPHDSVEFFQALIKSTEQKSSTTDASSVLRSIGDTFQRRTDLTNLHQSVSYKKRIAFRSSHPEHPAAVQYDVDIRDTGDDGRTQVRLQLLNEEDLTGEKREKLESVVSQHIDSLPDYKPKLGDEKKNIAVKQIHHDEVVQDSPYDSYIVAIADELRNLSETFHPVFVRSPVC; translated from the coding sequence ATGGATCTTGAAGCGGACAGTCCGATCGAGGCAGGCGAGGGGGAGGTCAACCTCTCGGTTATCCAGTTGGTAGAAACATCCCCCGACTTCAGGCAATGGTTCGTTTCACAGGCAGTGCCTCATCTGGAGATTGAAGAATACATTGGCGGCATCATACAGGAGCACTACGCTGGTTTAGGCGAGTCAGACATCGAATTCGGCTTCCGCACTACCTCAGGCGCACGCCACCTCGTGCTGGTCGAGAACAAGATCGACGCCTCCTTCCAACCAAATCAGATCGAGCGCTACTACAACCGCGGTCAGTTTCGCGTCGATCGAGAGAACTGGGATTCGTTTACAATTTGTTTGTTGGCCCCGGAACGCTACGTCTCGCAGGAAACGAGGGCCGAATTTGATTCGGTCATTCATTATGAGGCCGTCCTCAACTACCTAGACGATCTACCTCACGATAGTGTAGAGTTCTTCCAAGCACTGATAAAGTCGACAGAGCAGAAATCAAGTACAACTGACGCCTCCAGTGTCCTGCGGTCAATTGGAGATACGTTTCAACGCAGAACTGACCTAACGAACCTCCATCAATCGGTTAGTTACAAAAAACGGATTGCGTTCCGCTCGAGCCACCCAGAACATCCAGCCGCTGTTCAATACGATGTGGACATCAGAGATACCGGCGACGACGGCCGGACACAGGTCAGATTACAGCTGTTGAACGAAGAGGACTTGACCGGGGAAAAACGCGAGAAGCTCGAGTCGGTCGTCTCCCAGCACATCGATTCACTCCCAGATTACAAACCCAAGTTGGGGGACGAAAAGAAGAACATTGCAGTCAAGCAGATTCACCATGACGAAGTCGTACAGGATTCACCGTACGATTCCTATATCGTTGCTATCGCCGACGAATTACGGAATTTGAGTGAGACTTTCCACCCGGTGTTCGTCAGAAGCCCCGTTTGCTAA
- a CDS encoding redoxin domain-containing protein yields MISEGDTVTDFSLPGTAGEEINEYELSEYTDSGAVILVLYPFDFSPVCTTELCEFRDANWLSFTENVDVFGISHDACYAHKRFIQEYDLPFPLLSDTRGRLTDRLGLSYDEWEHHEGVPKRALVTIDDTNTVRYTWVTESAYESPSLDELHETVKVIVN; encoded by the coding sequence ATGATTAGCGAGGGGGATACTGTCACGGATTTTTCGCTCCCGGGGACTGCTGGTGAAGAGATTAATGAGTACGAATTATCCGAGTACACGGACAGTGGCGCGGTGATTTTGGTGCTTTATCCGTTTGATTTCAGTCCGGTCTGTACGACGGAACTCTGTGAATTCCGGGACGCCAACTGGCTCTCCTTCACGGAGAACGTGGACGTATTCGGCATCTCTCATGACGCTTGCTACGCCCACAAGCGATTCATCCAGGAGTACGACCTCCCCTTCCCCCTGCTTAGTGACACCCGTGGACGCCTCACCGATCGGCTAGGACTCTCATACGATGAGTGGGAACACCACGAAGGCGTCCCCAAGCGCGCTCTTGTCACCATTGATGACACAAATACTGTTCGCTATACCTGGGTAACCGAATCCGCCTACGAATCCCCAAGCCTTGACGAGCTCCACGAGACTGTTAAAGTCATTGTCAACTGA
- a CDS encoding response regulator: MTDHDRPVILIAEDEPSVAEGYGLWLGDQYEIRLATNGQEALEIVDETVDVVLLDRMMPHRSGVQVLAGIRERGIDCRVAMVTAVEPDFDVIEMGFDAYITKPPDRQELLDTIEQLLDRATLNSALQEYHSLMARKGALQAQKTEEELHESAEYQELLERIEVKRAEVDEDLGDMGADIDFVSSVREIEGANDSVDDIGLGDSDAFETTGEDQ, encoded by the coding sequence ATGACGGATCACGACCGCCCGGTCATTCTCATCGCCGAGGACGAACCGTCTGTTGCAGAGGGATATGGACTATGGCTCGGCGACCAGTACGAAATCAGGCTAGCAACTAATGGACAGGAGGCTCTGGAAATCGTTGATGAGACGGTCGATGTCGTGTTACTGGATCGAATGATGCCTCATCGGTCTGGAGTCCAGGTGTTAGCGGGAATCCGTGAGCGAGGAATCGACTGTCGTGTTGCGATGGTGACGGCGGTTGAACCTGACTTCGATGTGATTGAGATGGGGTTCGACGCTTACATCACCAAACCGCCGGACCGCCAGGAGTTACTCGATACCATCGAGCAGCTGCTCGATCGGGCGACACTCAATAGCGCGCTACAGGAGTATCATTCGTTGATGGCGCGTAAAGGCGCCCTTCAGGCTCAGAAAACCGAAGAAGAACTCCATGAGAGTGCAGAGTACCAGGAACTGCTCGAACGGATTGAGGTGAAACGCGCGGAAGTCGACGAGGACCTCGGGGATATGGGCGCGGACATCGATTTCGTCAGTTCAGTCCGTGAGATCGAAGGCGCGAATGATAGCGTCGATGATATTGGACTAGGTGATAGTGACGCGTTTGAGACGACGGGTGAAGATCAATGA
- a CDS encoding SOS response-associated peptidase gives MCGRTSLAVDISVLRQRFDVATTDAVEAYVPKYNIDPSDGLVTITNENPDTADVLEWGFVPEWADDPDDVPNPINARAEGVQDSGMFRSALKNKRCLVIADGFYEWQGARGRKQPYRIVREDREPFAFAGLWSQWEPASGNSLRETVTILTTEPNAVLEPIHDRMPVMLEPTEETAWLTGDTTDAMGVLDTYPEDVLEAYPVSKQVNNPDTETPDLYEQIDIGEQSGLDEFSASD, from the coding sequence ATGTGTGGTCGGACCAGCCTTGCCGTCGACATCAGCGTCCTCCGGCAACGCTTTGACGTTGCCACCACGGACGCAGTCGAGGCGTACGTCCCGAAGTACAACATCGACCCCAGTGACGGCCTAGTCACCATCACCAACGAGAACCCCGACACCGCCGACGTCTTGGAGTGGGGATTCGTTCCTGAGTGGGCCGACGACCCTGATGACGTCCCGAACCCGATCAATGCACGAGCGGAGGGCGTCCAGGACTCCGGAATGTTCCGGAGTGCACTCAAGAACAAGCGATGTCTCGTCATCGCCGACGGATTCTACGAGTGGCAGGGCGCTCGTGGGAGGAAACAACCCTACCGGATCGTCCGCGAGGACCGAGAACCGTTCGCGTTCGCTGGACTCTGGAGCCAGTGGGAACCCGCGTCCGGGAACAGTCTTAGAGAGACGGTGACGATTCTGACGACGGAGCCGAATGCGGTTCTGGAACCGATCCATGACCGAATGCCAGTGATGCTCGAACCCACCGAGGAAACCGCGTGGTTGACGGGTGACACCACGGACGCGATGGGTGTCCTTGACACCTATCCCGAGGACGTCCTTGAGGCGTACCCCGTGTCGAAGCAGGTGAATAATCCGGATACGGAGACGCCAGACTTGTACGAGCAAATCGACATTGGGGAGCAGAGTGGCCTGGACGAGTTTTCTGCGTCCGATTAG